The nucleotide sequence AAAATATTCTAGTTACTTTATCTTTAGCCTAAATCACATAGTCTATAAGGTATAGGTGCATTTAGGATGTATAATTGCCGACAATTTATAACATTTCTTCTGACAGAGGTGGTGGGCTCTGGTGTGATTTTCGCAGATCTGTGTTATTTTTTCTTTGTGGGATGATGTCATTAGGTGGCAGCGTGTGTTATTATAAACCACAGATGAGACTGCTCAAAGGAAAGAGTTGGTAGAAGAGGCATGCACAGACTTCGTTTGAAGCCGCCGCTTGCTCCTTGGATTCTGAAGGCATAACGTGGCATAATTATTCAGTTAGCACACACAACTATGTAACTAAATCTAAAAAAACGTGGCATAACGCTGAGATAAACTTGGAAGCATAAGAATGCTATTAGAGATCCAAGAATGCTATTAGACATATGATTTAAACACAGCAGAGCGTAGCGAAACAAATAAATAAAGCATGAACATCTAGCAGTAGATTTGGCATAATGGAGAGTGGCATGGTTCGATAGGACATATTACATCATTAGGTTCACATACACACATATATCATTAAGGCTCAACAGATAGCTTCGGAAGAACCGACTGTGCCATGGTGCGATAGGATATATATTACATATGGCTATAGATAACTATATTAGTAGGGAGCAACAGCTAGCTCTAATGATGATAGCAGTGATCTGAAGATTCTTGCAAGGCTGTTAGAAGTTATCTTCAGGTACGACACATAAATCATTAGAGCATTCCTTCATTGTCGAAGATCTGCTCATCATCAAGTGAGGTTGGCAGGTCCTCATCGTCGTCTGTTAACTGCTCCTGGCCATAAGGATATACACACCAGTTTCTTGAAGGTTGACCATGGCCTCATCAGTGTACTGCTGAAGGTATTCACAACTGGCCTATACATTGAGAAGAACATTATTGAGCTCCAGGTCATCTGGAGTAGACCCTGGGCTTAGCCTGCTGTTGACCAGATGGTTAAGGTTGTTGATGATGGTCTGTTCCGTGCTCAAGGATCCATCCCATCCTTTGCTGAGGAGCTTGTTTATGCCAAGGCTctctttcagcttttgtttcagaGATGCATTGTCCCTCTTCATTGCCTTAAGCTGCTGACCCAATAGTATATTTGCCTTTTCCACAGTCCGTAGTTGATCATAATGGTAATCTTTTGGAACCGCACCCTCGTAAGCATCCATGTACTTAATTGCTGCAGCAGCCACATAATCCTGAGCTTCTGCTAGATCCTGGTGCTGTGAGGTAGACATTGAAACTTTGACAGGTGACCTCCCGAGCTTGCTCTTGATTGGGTAAAAGGTAATGGTGACCTCCAGACGCGTGCCCTCTGTTGGGAACGCCGAGTAGGTGGCCGCTGGAAGGCCAACCTTCTCTAACATAGCATCAAGCAGAAGAACAGAAGCCATTGCTGGGACCTGCCGCAAGCAAGACAAAACGTCACTGCAGAAAAATCTGGCTCTAAGTATAGTATCACCTGCAGGTCTATATGGgtaggaagaagaagggaaaacggTGGGCGAGGAGTTGTTTCTTCGGGTTGGATTTTGCGATGAGAAGAGTGATTCTAAGTAGATACAGATGCCCAGGGTCAATTTTCTATAGGTGCATCATGCATTGGTGCCTCAAAAGCAGTCACACGCTGAAGAAAAGTGGGACGGAATAGGACTTTACCTGCCGAGAAAGACGACGTTCAGCAGTGGGAGAAGGGGCGCTGGTCAGGTCGGCAAAGAAATCGTGGATCTAGAACAAGCACGAGGGAAAAGGCATGAGAAGGGATCAAAGGGAAGTAAAACACAACGGTGCGGAAGGAACACCGTCGGGAAGAGTCAATTGGCAGCAGCCTTCGTGGCTTCCATGTTGAGCTTGGCGTCGATGCTGCCGCAGGCTAGATCTGAGTAGGCGATGAGGAAGAGTGTGAGGAGATGGATGGATAAgacgagaggagaaggagaggataagggcgtcTCGCCTGGTCGGGGGCTCGGGGGTGAGAGTTACCGCCATCGGGCCATAGGTAGGCTGCGGCTGGGCCGCATAGTTTTTTGATGGCCCATGTATCATTTAGTCAGCCCACGAGTAGCGACGCTTGTGGCCCATGAGGAGCCGAATATGAAGCGGTAGCGAACGGCTCCACCGAATCTTTTTCCTTTGTCCCTTTCTTCGTTTATTATTATTTTCCTTGTTTTTAATTTTCTTCTATTGTTTTCTTCTACTTAAGCCTGCGTAAGATATATAGTTAGGTTGAGCATGTAGGATTTATGAGTGTGATAGGAACGAGACTACCATTGTAATTGCACATACCTGGGCCTAGAGATGCAACGGCCGAGGAAAAGCCGGGTGTGTGTAGGGTCGGTAcaatttatttgggcattttcaACAGTAGTAGGCTCATGAGCGCCTAAACCGTAGGATTAAATATCAAGTATGTTTACCATGCGAGGATGGACTTCAAAACAGGACACGCTACAGTGAAATTGTACGTACGTTACGTAGCCTGGCTAAATAAATATTTGTAGTAAATTAAAATAGCCATGAGGTACAGAGGGCACACCAACAAAGGGTTAATAACGATATCCATAGAGCATGAAAATAGCCTAGTTCAGATCATAAATAAGGAAATGTATGATTGGGGGTTGCCAAACACTTGGTTTGGAAACATGCGACAAACATAGTAACAGGCTATTCTGGGCACTTGGCCAATCGTGTGAAAACAGCAATGGCAAAGCAATTTTCACTTGTCTTTGTGGACAGGGCTTTAGTTATTAGATCCAAAGCAGCGAAGTGCAGCCTCCATGGCATTATCATGTGCAATCGCaagagcatcatcatcaacattagTGGACGCAGATCCCTGTGACATGGGCAGCTTAATTATTAGGAATTCCGAAAGAAGAAACCATGAAAAAGAAAGAAGAATCTAAATTTGGTAGAAATACTAATAGCAGATGAAAGAGAGGATTTAGTGAAGTTGGTGTTATGACCTGCCCATAATCTTTTTCAGCCAAACAAGGACATGTGCATGGGGCAGAGTCCTCTTCTGGAAGTCCACGCAGTGGAGGACTGGAAAACAAGACGACAAGTGCAGAACAGGGAAATTAAGATGCATGGAGAAGAAAAAGTTAAGGAAACCAAGGGAAGACACTGGCTACATTACCAGTAACTACAGGCCCAAACACCTGTCCGGTCTTAATTTTTTCCACGTATTCAAGGAGTTTCAGTTGATACACTTGAGCAGTAAAATCAGCCTCATCGACTGCTTGTTGTCCATGCTCAAGACCCTGAACTATCTCAGGCCAGTTTGGATCATACGTGAAGTCTGTGAATATATCAAGTAAGCCATGGACACGTGAAACAGCGACAGCATCATGGAAGTTTTCAGTCATGTAGCGAAGTTTGCCCGCATAAGATACTGGCATTATATTTTTCTTATTGACCTCAGACTTGGTAACTCTATCAAATCCATTAGCATCAGCAACATATTGGTGATTTTCAGTGTTCATGTTGTCCTGAAGATTTTTACAGGATGTTAGTTGAGAAGTGAGAATATCATGCAGTGGTGTAATGGTGTTTCATCGAAGGCAGGAAAGCACATACACGAGGTAAATAGCAAGCAGAGACGACATGATAGCAAGCAATCTATGGTTAATATAAGCAGATGAATCTTCTATATGTATAGATGGATGAAGCAAAATGTGCGGTGCTTGGTGAGTAACAGTCGATTCAGTAGCTGGTATATGTAATTTTATGAGCAAGAACAAGGCAGGAAAATAAAGAATTTGTTGCAGTATAGGAAAACCATGAACTCGAGCGGAGTGCTTTGTTCACCTAGACAAAGTCAAGGGTAAATATCAGACTATTTGACTGAGCCAGTGAATAAACAGGGATTTCTCTCATTTTCATATGACGTTCATAATCTTCAATGTAACGAGGGCAAGCACAGGCGCATTAAACGGTGGAGCGAGATAAGTTGAATCTGAGATCTACAAAAATACCTCTGCAGGCAGAACGGACGGGGCAGCAAGCGGTAGAAATCGTCGTCAAGGAAGACAGAAGGGCGGACGAAAGTCTGCAGATTGAAACAAACTGTAAATTTCCAGGGAAGTAAGGAGGCCTAGAAATCTGGTGCTACAATGGTAAGAGAGCATTGAAGAAGGGATGAACTCACCCGAAGCAGAGAGGATTAGGTTTCGGTTGGTCTGAAGGAGAGGATAAGGCAGAAGGAGTGGACCTGGCAAAAAAGGATGTATTTGTCATGAGGTTCTTAGCCCATGAAATAATGGGCCTGCATATGGGCTGGCGGGTGGAACCTTTATATATGCTGAAGTTTATGTACGTGCCATTTTTTTTGTGGGTGTGAGCGAAGGTGTGCTTGCAGAGTGTGAAAATAGACGTGATTTATTATAGGGTTAATAATTAGTTTTATAGGACACGTATTATATCGCAAGGCTAAACTAATAGAAGTATCCGTTGTATACAGAACATACTATGTGTGTGGAAATAGTGGACATAAAAATATAagttttcaaaaatgttaatcatggatttaaaaaaaattaaacatgtatataaaaaaatgTCCCAGATGTAGAAAAAAATTCAATGTGTATGGAAAAAGCAGCATAAAAAATATATGTGTTAGAAATTAGTAGTCATGTATATGAAAAAAATAAGTGTATATATTAAAAATTCCTATTGCAAAAAAGTGTATAATTTTCATGAAAAGTTATACATCAAAAAATATAAGTTCAAAAGTATGTTAATCATGTACTTGCCAAAAATTAACGTGTATACAGAAATATTCCTGATGAATACAAaatatgtacaatgtgtatgaaaaacgtAGACATGAAAAAAAATTCAGACTTTTTAATCATTTgtttgaaataaaataaaatgtgtaTATATATAAATGTTCCTGGTATATAAAAAAATGTACAAGGAAAACCAACGAAAAACAAAAGGCACAACAAAGAAACAAAGATAAATTGAACAAAaccgaagaaagaaagaaagggaatcAAAAACCAAGTAATAATTAAATAAATACAAAGAACTGAACTGCCTATTTTTTATTTGGGCGGTATGAAGGCAGTAAGAACGTTAATAAAGACTGTGAAGATAACATGTGAAAAACAAAACATTTCCTCAGTAATGAATAATCAGGTGGATCACCATTCTGTAATTTCTACTGCAGTAGGCATATATCAGTTATATATTAGGAAAAAATACTTAGATTGGAAGGGTTCAAAGAAGTGTAATTAAAATCCAGTATCGCGCATGTGAATTTTAAACAACACAACATCTGTTTTGCGAAATGGGCTGGTTAATTAAAAAGAAAGATTGATAAGGAAGAGTTATCCTTAGGAGGACAGCTCTGGAGTGGCATAGCCAGAACATAAAAAGAAAAGGTACGCAAGGGAGAAGTAGTTGGCAGCAAGCGACAGATTGCATGGCGCAAAAGCGTAGACATAGTAGTCTGACTTATACTTATTTACAGAAACACCTAAATAATGAAGGTTGCCCAGTTCAGGTAGATATGTCAGCACTGTGATCTCAGCTCCTGAAGCATGGTGTTATTAGTTGATAATAATTCTTTCATGGTACAACTGCAGAGGAACCTGAAGATCTTGAACAGGTGACTGCTCCACTGTTAATCCATTTGGAGCAGCCCAAATAGATATGACCTCTAgaatatctttgttttcatttgtCCACATGGCACAATCATAGAACCAAACATCAGGAGAATCATCAACTTGATGGCTGCTGTTTTCTAACATGTAGTGAGGGCTCATGATGTCTGCAATTATAGCCGGTCTGTAAAACTCAGTTGTCAGCCCTGTAATTCTTATTTGTTCTTTTTGAGAGAGGCTAGAAGATACTGCTCCAGCAGACGTGGACCATTTCTGAACTAAGAATGCACCACAAGGTAGCTGGATTCCAGCAGCATCAGTACACAACATGTGAAACAAAGTTGTAGTTACTAACCCTTGGAAATATATAAGGTATTTGAACCTACCAACTTGCTTGACTATGACTTTTCCAGGACATTCAATCTGCATTTGCTGCAAACAACGTGTTAACTTATCCTCTGTGATAATTTTTCCCTCGTCGCAAGACGTCAGGAGGAATGATGATTCCAATATCCGCATTTGGTCAGCTGGTATGTCAACATCATTTAAATATGAATGGGAAACCATTCCTTTCTTTAGTGCCTGCAAGAAAGAAGGAATCCTCCTGTGTGTTCTTTGAAGAGACTTGTTATGATGAGCTCCAATATTAATTCTGTCAACACCAATACAAAATGTCTCTCTGTTCTTGTGGCCACTACTTTGGTTTCTTCCTTTGTCATACTTGCTAGAGACATGAACGAGTATGTACCATGGGAATGGCACAACAATTCTAACAGCCCATGCCGTGCAATTTACCGATCGAAGCTTGTGAAAGTTGAGATTGGCTTGACTAACATTCTCAACAATGCAATGTGGCTGCAGGGCACACTCAATTGCTCTTCTAGTCCAAAGATGTAACGGCAAACCATAGATCTTTACCTTTAGATGTTCAGTTGCCGTCTCCATCATTTCCTCAATCTGAAAATCGTATAGTATTGCTTCCATTGGCACACCAACATTTTTCACAGGGTAACATAGAACTTCAGTCCCATCTAGTGCCATGGTCACTCCACTGGACAGAACCGCACATGCATAAGCTGTGGTTGCCTCATTCATTAAATCTAGCACCAACCAGGATTTGTTTTCATATGGAGCATACAGATGGTTGATATGGCAGATGAATATGTTTAGAAATGAGTGGCGTGACGTGGTGCTCATCCATAGGCAATCCATCCCACCGTGCTATTATGTAGTGGGAACACAGCTCCAGAACCTCTCTGGTCTTGTGTTCTACTGCGCTTATAAAACCTTGTGAGGAAGAAATACCATCAATCATGCATCTCTTTGTTAACATCCACTCTCTTAATTGATCGGCCGTGGTAGCAATAAGTGTGTTAGGAAGTTAGAAAGATAAAAAGATATGTATGCCTGCTCAAATGGCACTTGGTGTAGCATTAGTAAATTCATACACCTGTGGGTAGGTCGAAAGGCCAGGATTTGTTCTTCTTCATGAGATGCCCTCTGGTAACACCGAATCGATGGGTGAAGAGGGTTGTTTTTGATCTGTTGATGAACAAGGAGAATTGAGTAAAAAGGGCAAATAGTTATCTGTATATTACGCTAGCAAATGTTCATTGATTTGATCTTGGAAGATTAAAGAAAATGAATGTATGTTCGTAGCGAAGATATTGAAAGGAAGAATCACAGCGGATAAAACCAAAGGCGTAGCACATATAAATAACACTGCCTTAACATGAGGACATAGACTTTATACTTATACATGTCCAGATTGAAGTTCAGAAAGGATAAAGATTTCTAGGCCGAAGCTATGAGTAGACAGCTTCGCATCTTATTTAAGCAACCTAGGAGACTAAATACAACAAACACAGAGCCGCTTCCTAGCGATGAAGCCATACATATACAGCTTCACATGGCAACGAGACAGTTCAGCAGGCTCAATATGACGCTCATGGCGATGGGACATAGTCATCATCCAGGTGTTGATGAATATCATCGGCTGAATCTTCATCTAAGTGACCACTGTAGCTTTGTTCAGGCACTTCATCATCTGAGTACATGCCTTTTTCCTCTAGGAACCGAGATGTCGTAGTTGTAGAGCTTTGAAGCACGACAATTGAACTGTGAATCTCCATGATAGCTTGCTTCATATTAGAAACACACATTGAGGTAGCAGGGTCCAAGAAAACGGCAGCAAGGTCTTGTATTCTGTTTGATGCATTGCGCACTTGTTCCacatagttgcatgcttctttagtTATCTGCTTGATGGTTTTGATGTGCTGGTTGATTTCATCTGACTGTTCTGGCAACCTGGTTGATAATCTTGTATGTGCCATTTTCATTTGCTCTAGCTGATAATAGTTATAGTCCACAAGCACCTTACCCTCTCTGTTCTGCATGTATTCGATGGCCTTATCGAGTGCATGATTCATTGATGCTACCCCATTCTGACATGTACGGCTTGATACTTTAGTC is from Triticum aestivum cultivar Chinese Spring chromosome 3A, IWGSC CS RefSeq v2.1, whole genome shotgun sequence and encodes:
- the LOC123060487 gene encoding uncharacterized protein, whose amino-acid sequence is MTNTSFFARSTPSALSSPSDQPKPNPLCFGLSSALLSSLTTISTACCPVRSACRDFTYDPNWPEIVQGLEHGQQAVDEADFTAQVYQLKLLEYVEKIKTGQVFGPVVTVLHCVDFQKRTLPHAHVLVWLKKIMGRDLRPLMLMMMLLRLHMIMPWRLHFAALDLITKALSTKTSENCFAIAVFTRLAKCPE
- the LOC123060488 gene encoding uncharacterized protein; amino-acid sequence: MDCLWMSTTSRHSFLNIFICHINHLYAPYENKSWLVLDLMNEATTAYACAVLSSGVTMALDGTEVLCYPVKNVGVPMEAILYDFQIEEMMETATEHLKVKIYGLPLHLWTRRAIECALQPHCIVENVSQANLNFHKLRSVNCTAWAVRIVVPFPWYILVHVSSKYDKGRNQSSGHKNRETFCIGVDRINIGAHHNKSLQRTHRRIPSFLQALKKGMVSHSYLNDVDIPADQMRILESSFLLTSCDEGKIITEDKLTRCLQQMQIECPGKVIVKQVGRFKYLIYFQGLVTTTLFHMLCTDAAGIQLPCGAFLVQKWSTSAGAVSSSLSQKEQIRITGLTTEFYRPAIIADIMSPHYMLENSSHQVDDSPDVWFYDCAMWTNENKDILEVISIWAAPNGLTVEQSPVQDLQVPLQLYHERIIIN